The proteins below are encoded in one region of Rhododendron vialii isolate Sample 1 chromosome 7a, ASM3025357v1:
- the LOC131334353 gene encoding cycloartenol-C-24-methyltransferase-like: MTTVTGLNISEYQIRRAKALNRKVGLDKACDFVKADFMEMPFPDNSFDAVYAIEATCHAADVVGSYKEIYRVLKPGQCFAAYEWCMTNSFDLHNQEHQKIKAEIELGNSLPDIRGTGQCLEALKQAGFEVIWDIDLAADSPVPWYLPLEQNQFSLTGFRLTAVGRFFTRNMLKGLEYIGLAPKGSRRVHDLLEKAADGLVNGGRKEIFTPMYFFLARKPHLDG; this comes from the exons ATGACCACCGTTACGGGATTGAACATCAGTGAATACCAAATAAGAAGAGCAAAG GCACTGAACCGCAAGGTTGGATTGGACAAGGCTTGCGACTTTGTCAAG GCGGATTTCATGGAAATGCCATTTCCTGACAATAGTTTTGATGCCGTATATGCAATTGAGGCTACTTGCCATGCTGCGGATGTG GTTGGGAGCTACAAAGAGATTTATAGAGTACTGAAGCCTGGCCAGTGTTTTGCTGCGTACGAGTGGTGCATGACTAATTCCTTTGATCTCCACAATCAAGAACACCAAAAAATCAAG GCAGAAATCGAGCTTGGTAATAGCCTCCCTGATATCAGGGGTACAGGACAATGCCTTGAGGCTTTGAAGCAAGCAGGATTTGAA GTAATATGGGATATAGATCTTGCAGCAGATTCACCCGTCCCTTGGTACTTGCCTTTGGAGCAAAATCAATTCTCACTGACTGGCTTCCGTCTTACAGCGGTTGGACGTTTTTTTACAAGAAACATG CTCAAGGGACTGGAATATATTGGACTTGCCCCAAAGGGAAGTCGAAGGGTTCATGATTTATTGGAGAAAGCTGCAGATGGGCTAGTTAACGGTGGAAG GAAGGAAATCTTCACGCCAATGTATTTCTTCCTGGCTAGGAAGCCTCATTTGGATGGCTAG